A window from Actimicrobium sp. CCC2.4 encodes these proteins:
- a CDS encoding RNA methyltransferase yields the protein MKPISSRDNPLYKELKQLATSSQARRKAGRTLLDGVHLCEAYLQHLGMPALCVVSQSATINQEVVPLLMQCEAGRVQCIVLPDALYQAISQVEHGVGLMFVVETPQLVMPVALAGSAVLLDNLQDPGNMGSILRSAAAAGIEYVFCSPGTAFAWSPKVLRAGMGAHFLLKIFENVDLAEVVRNASVPVLATSSHVAQRVYDIDLTQPVAWLFGHEGQGVEEQLLALATHQVAIPHIGAMESLNVAACAAVCFFEQVRQRSAG from the coding sequence TACAAGGAACTCAAGCAACTGGCCACCAGTTCGCAGGCGCGCCGCAAGGCCGGTCGCACGCTGCTCGATGGCGTGCATCTGTGCGAGGCGTATTTGCAGCATCTGGGCATGCCGGCACTGTGCGTCGTCAGCCAGAGCGCCACCATCAATCAGGAAGTCGTGCCGCTGCTGATGCAATGCGAAGCCGGGCGGGTGCAATGCATTGTCCTGCCGGACGCGCTGTATCAGGCCATCAGCCAGGTCGAGCATGGCGTCGGCCTGATGTTTGTCGTCGAGACCCCGCAGCTGGTGATGCCTGTCGCGCTGGCCGGTTCCGCCGTGCTGCTCGATAACCTGCAGGATCCCGGCAACATGGGATCGATCCTGCGCAGCGCAGCCGCCGCCGGCATCGAGTACGTGTTCTGCAGTCCCGGTACTGCCTTCGCGTGGTCGCCGAAAGTGCTGCGTGCCGGCATGGGCGCGCACTTCCTGCTGAAGATCTTCGAGAACGTCGACCTCGCCGAGGTCGTGCGCAACGCCAGCGTTCCGGTGCTGGCGACCAGTTCGCATGTTGCGCAGCGGGTCTATGACATCGACCTGACGCAACCGGTGGCCTGGCTATTCGGCCATGAAGGGCAGGGCGTCGAGGAACAATTGCTGGCACTGGCCACGCATCAGGTCGCCATCCCGCACATCGGGGCGATGGAGTCGCTGAACGTGGCGGCCTGTGCAGCGGTGTGTTTTTTCGAGCAAGTCAGGCAACGCAGCGCCGGCTAG
- a CDS encoding helix-turn-helix domain-containing protein: MHPSPAIDQLSALQCDIVMLLHTDGVKDDFARLLARVHALPDGRDKDLLLDSAQKGMEVRDRLDHHQTRERGLMALIETAQDLTALRDIDAVLQAIVQRARKLIGCDVGYLSIVDHEHDDFYVRATDGAFSEKFKRVRVSREVGICGFVARNRAPYCSSDYESDGRFAHNKFIDAAVTGEDIRSILGVPLLSGDTVIGVLFVGDRYVRSYNAWEMSILSTLAAHASVAIENARLFEQARQALRLASEANANLEKQRADTQNAADAHERLTSLVAKGGGLRAICDMVAAMLDGDVLVIDAGEQEICRAGVADTLASDRHQFDHPLHLALGESRVLGRSVSVAGHAGSVWRVSAVVGGHGLLGGLIIHTAAELNDVAVRIFERSSVVAGVVLLSEENTDAAARKDVPQLLRNLVSHARQDKARNLQRAARHGLDLSRPLQLLLVKVAHGDTGYLLNRLRRRPELAGMLFDEMDEVLVFVSACHGTADLRDTVAAAIGDQPGKASTGVVSLPLADGSALPAAYDKLTRCLAILPALGRSGALFHESELALYALLFAGKSSGEIDVFLNATLGKLAPGDDTRKAELAASLLSYLDHGRHARATASALGIHINTLRQRLEAISTLAADWSDPARQLDIHMALRVWHLRLA; encoded by the coding sequence ATGCACCCGTCCCCTGCCATCGACCAGTTATCTGCGCTGCAGTGCGACATCGTGATGCTGTTGCATACCGATGGCGTGAAGGATGACTTCGCCCGCCTGTTGGCACGGGTGCATGCGTTACCGGACGGACGCGACAAGGATCTGCTGCTCGATAGCGCGCAAAAAGGCATGGAGGTACGTGATCGACTCGACCATCACCAGACCCGTGAGCGCGGCCTGATGGCACTGATCGAAACGGCCCAGGACCTGACCGCGCTGCGCGATATCGACGCCGTCCTGCAGGCCATCGTGCAGCGCGCACGCAAACTGATCGGTTGCGATGTCGGCTACCTGTCGATCGTCGATCACGAGCACGACGATTTTTATGTGCGCGCCACCGACGGCGCCTTCTCGGAAAAATTCAAGCGCGTGCGGGTCAGCCGCGAAGTCGGCATCTGCGGCTTCGTGGCGCGCAACCGCGCGCCGTACTGCTCGTCCGATTACGAGTCTGATGGCCGCTTCGCCCACAACAAATTCATCGACGCGGCGGTCACCGGAGAAGACATCCGCTCGATTCTCGGCGTGCCGCTGCTGTCGGGCGACACGGTCATCGGCGTGCTGTTTGTCGGCGACCGCTACGTACGTTCGTACAACGCCTGGGAAATGTCCATCCTGTCCACCCTCGCCGCCCATGCCAGCGTCGCGATCGAAAATGCCCGCCTGTTCGAGCAAGCCCGGCAAGCGTTGCGACTGGCCAGCGAGGCCAACGCGAATCTCGAAAAGCAGCGCGCCGACACCCAGAATGCGGCTGACGCCCACGAGCGCCTGACCTCGCTGGTGGCCAAAGGCGGTGGCCTGCGCGCTATCTGCGACATGGTCGCGGCGATGCTGGACGGTGACGTTCTCGTCATCGATGCGGGCGAACAGGAAATCTGTCGCGCCGGCGTGGCCGACACACTGGCCAGCGACCGTCACCAGTTCGATCACCCGCTCCATCTGGCGCTCGGCGAAAGCCGGGTACTGGGTCGCTCGGTCAGCGTGGCCGGCCATGCCGGATCGGTGTGGCGCGTGTCGGCAGTCGTTGGCGGCCACGGCCTGCTCGGCGGGCTGATCATCCACACCGCCGCCGAACTCAATGATGTCGCGGTGCGCATCTTCGAACGCAGCTCGGTGGTGGCGGGCGTGGTGCTGCTATCCGAAGAAAACACCGACGCCGCCGCGCGCAAGGATGTGCCGCAACTGCTGCGCAATCTGGTCAGCCATGCGCGCCAAGACAAGGCCCGCAACCTGCAGCGCGCGGCACGGCACGGACTGGATTTGTCGCGACCGCTGCAACTGCTGCTCGTGAAAGTCGCGCATGGCGATACCGGCTACCTGCTCAACCGCTTGCGCCGGCGGCCGGAACTGGCCGGCATGCTGTTCGATGAAATGGATGAGGTGCTGGTCTTTGTCAGCGCCTGCCATGGGACGGCCGACCTGCGCGATACCGTCGCTGCGGCGATCGGCGACCAGCCGGGCAAAGCCTCGACCGGCGTCGTATCGCTGCCGCTGGCAGACGGTTCGGCTTTACCGGCCGCGTATGACAAGCTGACGCGCTGCCTGGCCATCCTGCCGGCGCTGGGCCGCTCGGGCGCGCTGTTTCATGAATCCGAACTGGCCTTGTATGCGCTGCTGTTTGCCGGAAAATCGAGCGGGGAGATCGATGTGTTTCTTAACGCTACGCTCGGCAAGCTCGCGCCTGGCGATGACACCCGCAAGGCAGAACTGGCCGCCTCGCTGCTGAGCTACCTCGATCATGGCCGGCACGCACGCGCAACGGCAAGCGCCCTCGGCATCCACATCAATACGCTGCGCCAGCGCCTCGAAGCCATCAGCACGCTGGCCGCAGACTGGTCCGATCCGGCCCGCCAACTGGATATCCACATGGCACTGCGGGTGTGGCATTTGCGACTGGCGTGA
- a CDS encoding hydroxymethylglutaryl-CoA reductase, degradative: protein MTIDSRLPNFRALDPAARLDHIVAVAGLTPEERALIAEPGGLPLEVANGMVENVIGKFELPYSVAGYFQINGRDVLVPMVVEEPSVVAAASFMAKIIRESGGFQTSSTGPLMRAQVQVMELADPFGARHAVLSHKQELITLANSRDKVLIGLGGGCKDIEVHVFADTARGPMVIVHLIVDVRDAMGANTVNTMAEAVAGRIEAITGGKVRLRILSNLADLRLARARVQIRPELLKSADYTADEVINGIIDAYTFAAIDPYRAATHNKGIMNGIDPVIVATGNDWRAVEAGAHAYACRDGRYTSLTTWEVSAAGDLVGTIEMPMPVGLVGGATKTHPMARLSLKIMQVRSAQELAEIAVAVGLAQNLGALRALSTEGIQRGHMALHARNIAIVAGATGADVDRIARAMVAAGDVRADFAAELLGKPA from the coding sequence ATGACCATCGATTCCCGCCTGCCGAATTTTCGCGCACTCGACCCCGCCGCCCGGCTTGACCACATCGTCGCCGTCGCCGGCCTGACACCCGAAGAGCGTGCGCTCATCGCCGAACCGGGCGGCCTGCCGCTGGAGGTCGCCAACGGCATGGTCGAAAACGTCATCGGCAAATTCGAACTGCCGTATTCGGTGGCCGGCTACTTCCAGATCAATGGCCGCGACGTGCTGGTGCCGATGGTGGTCGAAGAGCCATCGGTGGTCGCCGCGGCATCGTTCATGGCCAAGATCATCCGCGAGTCGGGTGGCTTCCAGACCTCGAGCACCGGCCCGCTGATGCGCGCGCAAGTGCAGGTCATGGAGCTGGCCGATCCGTTCGGTGCGCGCCATGCGGTACTGAGCCACAAGCAGGAACTGATCACGCTGGCCAACAGCCGCGACAAGGTGCTGATCGGCCTGGGCGGCGGCTGCAAGGATATCGAAGTCCACGTGTTTGCCGATACCGCGCGCGGCCCGATGGTGATCGTTCACCTGATCGTCGACGTGCGCGATGCGATGGGTGCGAACACCGTCAACACGATGGCCGAAGCCGTGGCGGGTCGGATCGAAGCGATCACCGGCGGCAAGGTGCGCCTGCGCATCCTGTCGAACCTGGCCGACCTGCGGCTGGCCCGGGCACGCGTGCAGATCCGCCCCGAATTGCTCAAGAGCGCCGATTACACGGCCGACGAAGTCATCAATGGCATCATCGATGCGTACACATTCGCGGCCATCGACCCGTACCGGGCGGCGACCCACAACAAAGGCATCATGAACGGCATCGATCCTGTCATCGTCGCAACCGGCAATGACTGGCGCGCGGTCGAAGCCGGCGCCCATGCGTACGCCTGCCGCGACGGGCGCTATACCTCGCTGACGACGTGGGAAGTGTCGGCTGCCGGTGACCTGGTCGGTACCATCGAAATGCCGATGCCGGTCGGACTGGTCGGCGGCGCCACCAAGACCCATCCGATGGCGCGCCTGTCGCTGAAGATCATGCAGGTGCGCTCGGCGCAGGAGCTGGCCGAGATTGCGGTCGCGGTCGGGCTGGCACAGAACCTGGGCGCGTTGCGGGCCTTGTCGACTGAAGGCATACAGCGCGGTCACATGGCGCTGCATGCGCGCAATATCGCCATCGTCGCCGGTGCCACCGGTGCCGATGTCGACCGGATTGCACGCGCGATGGTCGCAGCCGGCGATGTGCGGGCCGACTTCGCTGCCGAATTATTGGGCAAGCCGGCGTAG
- a CDS encoding ABC transporter substrate-binding protein, translated as MNHRTLIAAAITLLFATGTHAQAQSASEPIRIGFITDMSGPYADTDGAGGLEAIRMAVEDAGGKVLGKKIEILSADHQNKADTAAVTAREWVDRRNLKLLIGGVNSGAGLAMNNVMAEKKQVYINIGAATAKLTNEECTPYTVHYEYDTVALAKGTGSAVVAAGGKSWFFLIADYAFGHSLFADTSEVIKASGGTVVGSAKHPPTANDMSSFILQAQASKAQVLGLANAGSDTINSIKSARDFGLTRDMKIAGLLMVINDIHGLGLPVAQGLLMTDSWYWDKDEASRKFANRFFLKMKKMPSTHQAAAYSATMTYLRAVTQAKTDDADAVMAELKKMKLDDFYSKGYIRQDGRYIHDMYLMQVKTPAESKKPWDYLKMVATIPGEEAFTKVADSKCYLLKK; from the coding sequence ATGAACCACCGCACCCTCATCGCCGCTGCCATCACGCTACTATTTGCAACCGGTACGCACGCTCAGGCTCAGTCTGCCAGTGAGCCGATCCGGATCGGCTTCATCACCGACATGTCGGGTCCGTACGCCGACACCGACGGTGCCGGCGGCCTCGAAGCGATCCGCATGGCCGTCGAGGATGCCGGTGGCAAGGTGCTCGGCAAGAAGATCGAAATCCTGTCGGCCGACCATCAGAACAAGGCAGACACCGCTGCCGTGACGGCGCGCGAATGGGTTGACCGGCGCAACCTCAAATTGCTGATCGGTGGCGTCAATTCCGGTGCCGGCCTGGCCATGAACAACGTCATGGCCGAGAAGAAGCAGGTCTACATCAACATCGGTGCCGCCACCGCCAAGCTCACCAACGAAGAATGCACGCCGTACACCGTCCACTACGAATACGACACCGTTGCGCTGGCCAAGGGCACCGGTTCGGCCGTCGTCGCTGCGGGCGGCAAATCCTGGTTCTTCCTGATCGCCGATTACGCGTTCGGCCATTCGCTGTTTGCCGATACCTCCGAAGTCATCAAGGCCAGCGGCGGCACCGTGGTCGGTTCGGCCAAACATCCGCCGACGGCCAACGACATGTCGTCATTCATCCTGCAGGCACAGGCTTCGAAAGCGCAGGTGCTGGGTCTGGCCAATGCCGGTTCGGACACCATCAACTCGATCAAAAGCGCGCGCGATTTCGGTCTGACCAGGGACATGAAGATCGCCGGCTTGCTGATGGTTATCAACGATATCCACGGCTTGGGCCTGCCGGTCGCGCAAGGCTTGCTGATGACGGATAGCTGGTACTGGGACAAGGACGAGGCGTCGCGCAAGTTCGCCAATCGCTTCTTCCTGAAGATGAAGAAGATGCCGAGCACGCATCAGGCGGCGGCCTATTCGGCAACGATGACGTATCTGCGGGCGGTGACTCAGGCAAAGACTGATGACGCCGACGCGGTCATGGCCGAACTGAAGAAAATGAAACTCGACGATTTTTACAGCAAGGGTTACATCCGCCAGGATGGTCGCTACATTCACGACATGTATCTGATGCAGGTGAAGACCCCGGCCGAGTCGAAGAAGCCATGGGATTATCTGAAGATGGTTGCGACGATACCGGGCGAGGAAGCGTTCACCAAGGTGGCGGATTCGAAGTGTTATTTGCTGAAGAAATAA
- a CDS encoding zinc ribbon domain-containing protein, whose protein sequence is MAYDYSSESQRLELPNPYRIENLFQFAVSAFYLICGLLSLLAARSNLTGLNIKFAVPVIAGILLIAYGIRCGATGMTRLRFFFGRALPVGLAPELQHGMTGKSQHIDAVQDDLRRGALSFPEPAGALNGLLYDRFPRLILAPLPVQQLAQSQFRNGLVIALTLVSLLVAWMGFSQPQTAQWVGLFYFTFAAWLVLRPMTVEQQASVNETGIIALVVAAVIGPVIIALFARSLPELHWLTLHWQALFLLLAALGSVALFFVALIRQLSAPPATNMSCEVLSLNINTHPGQIINEFDRVMQQKWVEKIPNRRYARIDPVVDSSTATGSFSGEIVEETQPVPAEVLSALSLPAALAGARSRWLVILNLYGLAMLCAGAVALLLFVMRFEAGTFELSIVAYLTFAFVAFSVGRFCFRSSEKLWGRFDFVSEVIWLELAGQYTTARNRLGNDFSSTVRTESNGIHVDAMTMRVWTARIESVVFGKDQKRWITAMNGQSDITSGLAAHLSEFARARSMFVAPTNADDLGKIAATQSGQAAQATVAQVLQDLVPPVAVASAENFCGECGAARLSEARFCSGCGGKFA, encoded by the coding sequence ATGGCCTATGACTACAGTTCCGAGAGCCAGCGCCTCGAATTGCCCAATCCGTACCGGATAGAAAACCTGTTCCAGTTCGCGGTCAGCGCGTTCTATCTGATCTGCGGCCTGTTGTCCCTATTGGCTGCACGCAGCAATCTGACCGGTCTCAACATCAAATTCGCCGTGCCGGTGATCGCCGGCATCCTGCTCATCGCTTACGGCATCCGCTGCGGCGCGACCGGCATGACGCGGCTGCGGTTTTTCTTCGGCCGCGCGCTGCCGGTGGGCCTGGCACCGGAACTGCAACACGGCATGACCGGAAAATCACAGCACATTGATGCCGTCCAGGATGACTTGCGCCGCGGCGCCCTCAGTTTTCCGGAGCCTGCCGGCGCGCTCAATGGCTTGCTCTACGACCGCTTCCCACGGCTGATCCTGGCGCCGCTGCCGGTGCAGCAACTAGCACAGTCGCAATTCAGGAATGGCCTCGTCATCGCACTGACGCTGGTGTCGCTGCTGGTCGCGTGGATGGGTTTTTCGCAGCCGCAAACGGCGCAGTGGGTCGGCCTCTTTTACTTTACGTTTGCGGCCTGGCTCGTGCTGCGACCGATGACCGTCGAGCAGCAAGCCAGCGTCAATGAAACCGGCATCATCGCGCTGGTCGTCGCCGCCGTCATCGGACCTGTGATCATCGCGCTCTTTGCCCGCTCCCTGCCTGAACTGCACTGGCTGACGCTGCACTGGCAGGCCTTGTTCCTGCTGCTGGCCGCGCTGGGTTCGGTGGCACTGTTCTTCGTTGCACTGATCCGCCAATTGTCCGCGCCGCCTGCCACCAACATGAGCTGCGAAGTCCTGAGTCTGAACATCAACACCCATCCGGGCCAGATCATCAACGAATTCGATCGGGTGATGCAGCAGAAATGGGTCGAAAAAATCCCTAACCGGCGCTACGCCCGCATCGATCCGGTAGTCGATTCGTCGACTGCCACCGGCAGCTTCAGCGGCGAAATCGTCGAGGAAACCCAGCCGGTGCCAGCCGAAGTACTTTCTGCGCTGTCGCTCCCCGCCGCCCTTGCCGGCGCGCGCAGCCGCTGGCTGGTGATCCTGAACCTGTATGGCTTGGCGATGCTGTGCGCCGGCGCGGTCGCGCTGCTGCTATTCGTGATGCGCTTCGAAGCCGGCACGTTCGAACTATCGATAGTCGCTTACCTGACCTTTGCCTTCGTCGCGTTTTCGGTAGGCCGCTTTTGTTTTCGCTCATCCGAAAAACTCTGGGGCCGCTTCGACTTCGTGTCGGAAGTCATCTGGCTTGAACTGGCCGGCCAGTACACGACGGCACGCAACCGGCTCGGCAATGATTTTTCAAGCACAGTGCGTACCGAGAGCAACGGCATCCATGTCGACGCGATGACGATGCGGGTCTGGACGGCGCGGATCGAATCAGTGGTCTTCGGCAAGGACCAGAAACGCTGGATCACGGCCATGAACGGCCAGAGCGACATCACCAGCGGCCTTGCCGCACACCTGTCGGAATTCGCTCGCGCCCGCTCGATGTTTGTCGCCCCAACCAACGCCGACGACCTCGGCAAGATCGCTGCGACGCAGAGCGGACAAGCAGCGCAGGCCACGGTCGCGCAGGTCTTGCAGGACCTGGTGCCACCGGTGGCGGTGGCGTCGGCAGAAAATTTTTGCGGGGAATGCGGTGCGGCGCGGTTATCCGAGGCGCGCTTCTGTTCGGGATGCGGAGGGAAGTTTGCCTGA
- a CDS encoding pyruvate, water dikinase regulatory protein: MNSPELTPHQLSAIDRTVFFVSDGTGITAETFGHAVLTQFDLRFRQIRMPFIDTVDKAHDAAQRINEAFKAEGKRPIIFSTLIQSELSKIIGQSNGMVMDLIQTFVKPLELELGAKSTHTVGRSHNIADSDDYKNRIEAINFSLAHDDGQSHKNLAMADVILVGVSRSGKTPTTLYLAMQYGIKAANYPLIPEDFERGKLPSGLLPYKAKIFGLSIAPDRLSEVRNERRPGSKYAAIENCRYEINEAEAMMRREGIRWMSSTAKSIEEIATMILQEIKSDKRAY; the protein is encoded by the coding sequence ATGAATTCACCCGAACTTACCCCGCATCAGCTTAGCGCCATTGACCGCACTGTTTTTTTTGTCTCCGATGGCACCGGCATCACGGCAGAGACTTTTGGCCATGCGGTACTGACCCAGTTCGACTTGCGCTTTCGCCAGATACGGATGCCTTTCATCGATACCGTCGACAAGGCGCACGATGCGGCACAACGGATCAACGAAGCGTTCAAGGCCGAGGGCAAGCGACCGATTATTTTTTCGACCTTGATCCAATCCGAGCTATCAAAAATCATCGGTCAATCCAACGGCATGGTGATGGACCTGATCCAGACCTTCGTCAAGCCGCTCGAACTCGAGCTCGGTGCAAAATCGACCCACACGGTCGGTCGCAGCCATAACATCGCCGACTCTGACGATTACAAGAACCGTATCGAGGCAATCAATTTTTCACTGGCGCATGACGATGGCCAGTCGCACAAAAACCTGGCGATGGCCGACGTGATCCTGGTCGGTGTCTCGCGATCCGGCAAGACGCCGACGACGCTGTATCTGGCCATGCAATACGGCATCAAGGCCGCCAACTATCCGCTGATCCCCGAAGACTTCGAGCGCGGCAAATTGCCTAGCGGCTTGCTGCCCTACAAGGCAAAGATTTTCGGCCTGTCGATCGCACCGGATCGCCTGTCGGAAGTGCGCAATGAACGCCGTCCCGGCAGCAAATATGCCGCGATCGAGAACTGCCGCTACGAGATCAACGAAGCCGAGGCGATGATGCGGCGCGAGGGCATACGCTGGATGTCGTCGACCGCCAAGTCGATCGAAGAAATCGCGACGATGATCTTGCAAGAAATCAAATCGGACAAGCGCGCCTACTGA
- the ppsA gene encoding phosphoenolpyruvate synthase — translation MTNAAQTGASADASYVIAFENLRMTDVDSVGGKNSSLGEMISQLAGAGVRVPGGFATTAQAFRDFLSFSDNGGAPLAQRIADRLVDLDIDDVRALAQAGNQIREWIVETPFQPRLQAEIETFYNQLVADSTSEMSFAVRSSATAEDLPDASFAGQQETFLNVVGIDNVLEAMKHVFASLYNDRAISYRVHKGFTHAEVALSAGVQRMVRSDLGAAGVMFTLDTESGFRDVVFITSSYGLGETVVQGAVNPDEFYVHKPMLELGKLPIIRRNIGSKLIKMEFTGEAKAGRSVKTVDVPIEMRNRYSLNDNEIVELSKYAVIIEKHYGRPMDIEWGKDGRDGKLYILQARPETVKSQQKATDAQQRFKLKGSSTVLVHGRAIGQKIGAGPVRVIHDAADMERVQPGDVLVADMTDPNWEPVMKRAAAIVTNRGGRTCHAAIIARELGVPAVVGCGDATEILKDGTFVTVSCAEGDEGKIYDGLLETEITEVLRGELPKLPLKIMMNVGNPQLAFDFQSIPNNGVGLARLEFIINNNIGVHPKAILEYPNIDADLKKAVESVARGHASPKAFYVDKLAEGMATIAAAFWPKPVIVRLSDFKSNEYKKLIGGSRYEPDEENPMLGFRGAARYLSADFAESFEMECLAMKRVRNDMGLTNVEIMVPFVRTLGQAEKVVNLLGKNGLKRGENGLRLIMMCEVPSNAILAEQFLEFFDGFSIGSNDLTQLTLGLDRDSGMELLAADFDERDPAVRALLSKAIAACRAAGKYIGICGQGPSDHPDFAEWLMLEGIESISLNPDSVIDTWQKLAALNKPA, via the coding sequence ATGACTAACGCAGCACAAACAGGAGCATCCGCAGACGCCAGCTATGTCATTGCTTTCGAAAATTTGCGAATGACGGATGTGGATTCCGTCGGCGGCAAGAATTCGTCGCTCGGCGAAATGATCAGCCAGCTGGCCGGCGCCGGCGTCCGTGTTCCGGGCGGCTTTGCCACCACGGCGCAGGCCTTCCGCGATTTCCTGTCCTTCAGCGATAACGGCGGTGCACCATTGGCCCAGCGTATTGCTGACCGCCTGGTCGATCTCGATATCGACGATGTCCGCGCCCTGGCGCAAGCCGGTAACCAGATCCGCGAATGGATCGTCGAGACGCCATTCCAGCCGCGTCTGCAAGCCGAAATCGAAACTTTCTACAACCAGCTCGTCGCCGATTCCACCAGCGAAATGTCGTTCGCCGTGCGCTCGTCAGCCACCGCCGAAGACTTGCCGGATGCGTCGTTTGCCGGCCAGCAGGAAACCTTCCTCAATGTCGTCGGCATCGACAACGTGCTCGAAGCAATGAAGCACGTATTCGCTTCGCTGTACAACGACCGCGCGATTTCGTATCGCGTTCACAAGGGTTTCACCCACGCCGAAGTCGCCTTGTCGGCTGGCGTGCAGCGCATGGTGCGCTCTGACCTGGGTGCTGCCGGCGTGATGTTTACGCTCGATACCGAATCCGGTTTCCGCGATGTGGTGTTCATCACTTCAAGCTACGGCCTCGGTGAAACCGTGGTGCAGGGCGCGGTCAATCCGGACGAGTTCTATGTCCACAAACCAATGCTGGAACTGGGCAAATTGCCTATCATCCGCCGCAATATCGGCTCGAAACTGATCAAGATGGAATTCACCGGCGAGGCAAAAGCCGGCCGTTCGGTCAAGACCGTCGATGTCCCGATCGAAATGCGCAACCGCTATTCGCTCAACGACAACGAGATCGTCGAACTGTCGAAGTACGCCGTCATCATCGAAAAACATTATGGCCGCCCGATGGATATCGAGTGGGGCAAGGACGGTCGCGACGGCAAGCTGTACATCCTGCAGGCACGTCCCGAGACCGTCAAATCGCAACAGAAAGCGACCGACGCGCAACAGCGCTTCAAGCTCAAGGGCAGCAGCACCGTGCTGGTCCATGGTCGTGCAATCGGCCAGAAAATCGGCGCCGGTCCGGTTCGCGTGATCCACGATGCCGCCGACATGGAACGCGTCCAGCCGGGCGACGTGCTGGTCGCCGACATGACCGACCCGAACTGGGAACCGGTCATGAAGCGCGCTGCCGCCATCGTCACCAATCGCGGTGGCCGTACCTGTCACGCCGCGATCATCGCGCGTGAACTGGGCGTGCCTGCCGTGGTCGGTTGCGGCGATGCGACCGAGATCCTGAAAGACGGTACGTTTGTCACCGTGTCTTGCGCCGAAGGCGACGAGGGCAAGATCTATGACGGCCTGCTTGAAACCGAAATCACCGAAGTGCTGCGCGGCGAACTGCCGAAGTTGCCACTGAAAATCATGATGAACGTCGGCAATCCGCAGCTGGCCTTTGACTTCCAGTCGATCCCGAACAACGGTGTCGGGCTGGCGCGTCTTGAGTTCATCATCAACAACAACATCGGCGTGCATCCGAAAGCCATTCTCGAGTATCCGAACATCGATGCCGATCTGAAAAAAGCGGTCGAGTCGGTCGCGCGCGGCCATGCTTCGCCGAAGGCGTTCTATGTCGATAAGCTGGCCGAAGGCATGGCAACCATCGCTGCCGCTTTCTGGCCTAAGCCAGTCATCGTGCGCCTGTCCGACTTCAAGTCGAACGAGTACAAGAAACTGATCGGCGGATCGCGCTACGAGCCGGACGAAGAAAACCCGATGCTGGGTTTCCGTGGCGCGGCGCGTTATTTGTCGGCCGACTTTGCCGAGTCGTTCGAGATGGAATGTCTGGCCATGAAGCGCGTGCGCAATGACATGGGCCTGACCAACGTCGAGATCATGGTGCCGTTCGTGCGGACCCTCGGACAAGCCGAAAAAGTCGTCAACCTGCTCGGCAAGAACGGCCTCAAGCGCGGTGAGAACGGCTTGCGTCTGATCATGATGTGCGAAGTGCCATCGAACGCAATCCTGGCCGAACAGTTCCTCGAATTTTTCGACGGCTTCTCGATCGGCTCGAACGACCTGACCCAGCTGACGCTGGGCCTGGACCGCGACTCCGGCATGGAATTGCTGGCCGCCGATTTTGACGAACGTGACCCTGCAGTGCGGGCCTTGCTGTCGAAAGCGATTGCCGCCTGCCGCGCAGCGGGCAAGTACATCGGCATCTGCGGCCAGGGTCCATCGGACCATCCTGACTTCGCCGAATGGCTGATGCTCGAAGGGATCGAATCGATTTCTCTTAACCCGGATTCGGTCATCGATACCTGGCAAAAACTGGCGGCGCTGAACAAGCCAGCCTGA
- a CDS encoding NfeD family protein, with translation MAQWMMWMTVVGVLVTLEIFSGTFYLLMIATGAGAGAIAAYAGLDTPLQLLVAGVVGVGATIALNRSKLGKGSRLVAARDPNINLDVGQMITVDEWKHPVGGRSSARARYRGALWDVEHIGTGLPSAGVHEIKEIRGSCLLVAAPSATPHPQPQAKR, from the coding sequence ATGGCGCAATGGATGATGTGGATGACGGTGGTTGGCGTGCTGGTCACGCTGGAAATATTCTCCGGTACGTTCTATCTGCTGATGATCGCTACCGGTGCGGGTGCCGGCGCAATCGCGGCCTATGCCGGCTTGGATACGCCGCTGCAACTGCTGGTGGCTGGCGTGGTCGGAGTCGGCGCGACGATTGCGCTTAATCGCAGCAAGCTGGGCAAGGGCAGTCGCCTGGTCGCGGCGCGCGATCCCAACATCAATCTCGACGTCGGACAAATGATCACGGTCGACGAGTGGAAGCATCCGGTCGGCGGCCGCTCGAGTGCGCGGGCGCGCTATCGCGGCGCACTGTGGGACGTCGAACACATCGGTACCGGCCTGCCTTCGGCGGGCGTGCACGAGATCAAGGAAATCCGCGGTAGTTGCCTGCTCGTGGCAGCGCCGTCTGCAACCCCCCATCCACAACCACAAGCAAAGAGGTAA